A genomic segment from Roseibium algicola encodes:
- a CDS encoding beta-N-acetylhexosaminidase translates to MTKFVLDCFYRPAEDLAASRQEFALTNTSSRPLKDFTLAYTAVNRATANAKLENAASFSRIANFHEITPNTGETIEPGETWTFAITGLANVARHRLDGPKSAYVSTGGSVIEVLCNDLEAPEELDSGERRSIPAGHLSEPLHIVPWPQKVEVTAFADDKTSFLVAQGSAEEKAAAAKINALAARLFPGAPHPFRFTQSHHQIAIEFQQDDSLAADGYRLEFDQAKAALRYSGPVGRDYGLTVLAQMAYGTYEAPGTFKYPAQGVIEDAPRFSWRGTHLDVSRHFRGPKDIMRLLDVLAWGRMNVFQWHLTDDEGWRLEIKAYPELTVGGARRGPGCQQVPQLGFAAEVYEGAYSQDEVREIVAHATSLNIDILPEIDVPGHSTAVLKTYPRFTDQAETPESYHSIQGYPNNALNPAMDETYEFLEKVFAEVASLFPFDFIHIGGDEVDVNSWLASPKTQRLMEEKGLADTMEVQAYFMGRVRDILRKLNRKLAGWDEVSHGGGIDPDGVLLMAWQRQEVTKDLIDQGYDVICTPGQHYYMDMVQASGWHEPGAGWAGVSTPEDCYGYEAAAGLSTGSEERLKGVQACIWCEHMTDNVIFNHMVFPRLYAVAEAGWTDPASKAWLRFAAQAPFFPQL, encoded by the coding sequence ATGACCAAGTTTGTGCTCGATTGTTTCTACCGCCCTGCGGAGGATCTTGCTGCGTCTCGTCAGGAGTTTGCACTGACCAATACAAGCTCCAGGCCCCTGAAGGATTTCACGCTGGCCTACACGGCGGTCAACCGGGCCACGGCAAATGCCAAGCTTGAAAACGCAGCGAGTTTCAGCCGGATTGCGAATTTTCACGAAATCACGCCAAACACTGGCGAAACGATCGAACCAGGCGAAACCTGGACCTTTGCCATCACCGGCCTGGCGAACGTGGCAAGACACCGGCTTGATGGTCCTAAGTCCGCCTATGTCAGCACCGGTGGCAGCGTCATCGAGGTGCTGTGCAATGATCTTGAAGCGCCGGAAGAGCTGGACAGCGGAGAACGCCGCAGCATACCGGCTGGACACCTTTCTGAACCGCTGCATATCGTTCCCTGGCCCCAGAAAGTGGAAGTAACGGCCTTTGCGGACGACAAGACAAGCTTCCTAGTTGCCCAGGGCTCTGCAGAGGAAAAGGCGGCGGCGGCCAAGATCAACGCGCTCGCAGCAAGGCTTTTTCCAGGAGCGCCACATCCATTCCGGTTTACTCAATCGCATCATCAAATCGCGATTGAGTTCCAGCAGGACGATAGCCTTGCAGCTGACGGTTACCGGCTCGAATTTGACCAGGCGAAAGCAGCCTTGCGCTACAGCGGCCCCGTCGGCCGTGACTATGGCCTGACTGTACTCGCCCAGATGGCCTACGGCACCTATGAGGCACCCGGTACATTCAAGTATCCTGCACAGGGCGTGATTGAAGACGCGCCAAGATTTTCCTGGCGTGGAACGCATCTGGATGTGTCACGACATTTCCGTGGCCCCAAAGACATCATGCGCCTGCTCGACGTTCTCGCCTGGGGTCGGATGAACGTCTTCCAATGGCATCTGACAGACGATGAAGGCTGGCGACTTGAAATCAAGGCCTATCCCGAACTGACCGTGGGCGGCGCGCGGCGTGGCCCTGGGTGCCAGCAGGTGCCCCAGCTTGGCTTTGCCGCTGAAGTCTACGAAGGAGCCTATTCGCAGGACGAGGTTCGCGAGATTGTGGCCCATGCCACCAGCCTGAACATAGATATCCTGCCGGAAATCGATGTTCCGGGGCATTCAACCGCCGTTTTGAAGACCTACCCGCGCTTCACCGATCAGGCGGAGACCCCGGAGAGCTACCATTCCATTCAGGGCTATCCGAACAACGCGCTTAACCCGGCGATGGATGAAACCTACGAGTTTCTGGAAAAGGTCTTTGCGGAAGTTGCAAGCCTGTTTCCATTCGACTTCATCCATATCGGCGGCGACGAAGTCGACGTCAATTCATGGCTTGCCTCGCCGAAGACCCAACGCCTCATGGAGGAAAAGGGTCTTGCGGATACAATGGAAGTGCAAGCCTATTTCATGGGCCGCGTGCGCGACATCCTGAGAAAACTCAACCGGAAACTTGCCGGCTGGGACGAAGTCTCACACGGTGGTGGCATCGACCCGGATGGCGTGCTTCTGATGGCCTGGCAAAGACAGGAAGTCACCAAGGACCTGATCGATCAGGGCTACGACGTCATCTGCACCCCGGGACAGCACTATTACATGGATATGGTCCAGGCATCTGGCTGGCATGAGCCGGGTGCGGGTTGGGCCGGCGTTTCGACACCGGAAGACTGTTACGGCTACGAAGCAGCTGCCGGTCTCAGCACCGGCAGTGAAGAGCGCCTCAAAGGGGTGCAGGCCTGCATCTGGTGCGAGCACATGACCGACAACGTCATCTTCAATCATATGGTCTTTCCTCGGCTTTATGCGGTCGCTGAAGCCGGCTGGACCGATCCCGCCAGCAAGGCCTGGCTGCGATTTGCAGCACAGGCCCCTTTCTTCCCCCAGCTTTGA
- a CDS encoding M81 family metallopeptidase — translation MKIAVGGIHTECSTYSPVQQTASDFTVTRGKDLLVQAGVDGGRFPDVTFCPLFHARSIPGGPVSADCYASFKSAFLAELEAEKPCDGVLLIMHGAMHVIGLSDAEGDWISAVRQLVGPQVPIAVSYDLHGNVTQTIVDQIDIFCAYRTAPHIDVTETHRRAAANLVDQLGGGPKRYVAWAPVPVLLPGERTSTEDEPTKSLYARLPVFDQRSGVTDANLMVGYVWADTARATAAAVVTGTDLDAIQQAASEIAAQYWSARQDFEFGVPTKPLELCLGDAATESSSPLILADSGDNPTGGGVGDRSDVLAAWLERGLTGGVFAGIADPVSVDKLWALPEGSSSRLTIGGALGSDCKVVSTEAVLLSKLGREQDHNREVLTRIAGNLVILTEHRRPFHQLEDFRRFAIEPSTARFLIVKSGYLSPELAPIANPARMALTDGAVNQDIEALTNQHRPVPSYPFQRVFDWKPVTSLSRRAPS, via the coding sequence ATGAAAATTGCAGTTGGCGGCATTCATACCGAATGCAGCACCTATTCACCGGTCCAGCAAACCGCATCAGACTTCACGGTCACCCGTGGCAAGGACTTGCTGGTACAGGCAGGCGTCGACGGCGGCAGATTTCCTGACGTCACCTTTTGTCCATTGTTTCACGCCAGATCCATTCCGGGCGGACCGGTGTCTGCGGATTGCTATGCGAGCTTCAAGTCTGCCTTTCTTGCCGAACTTGAAGCCGAGAAGCCATGTGACGGTGTTCTCTTGATTATGCATGGCGCCATGCATGTGATCGGTCTGAGCGATGCGGAAGGGGACTGGATCTCTGCCGTTCGCCAACTTGTCGGGCCGCAAGTGCCAATCGCTGTCAGTTACGATCTGCACGGCAATGTCACGCAAACCATTGTCGATCAGATCGACATCTTCTGTGCTTATCGCACTGCCCCTCATATCGATGTGACCGAAACCCACCGACGTGCCGCGGCAAATCTTGTCGATCAACTGGGTGGCGGTCCCAAGAGGTACGTGGCCTGGGCTCCTGTACCGGTTCTCCTGCCCGGGGAACGAACCAGCACGGAAGATGAACCGACAAAATCGCTTTATGCAAGGTTGCCGGTATTCGATCAGAGATCCGGGGTGACCGATGCCAATCTTATGGTGGGGTATGTCTGGGCTGATACGGCAAGAGCCACCGCAGCTGCCGTGGTGACGGGAACAGACCTGGATGCCATTCAACAGGCGGCTTCCGAAATTGCTGCGCAGTACTGGTCCGCAAGGCAAGACTTCGAGTTTGGTGTCCCCACGAAGCCGCTCGAACTGTGCCTGGGCGATGCTGCAACAGAAAGCTCGTCTCCCCTCATCCTTGCCGACAGTGGCGACAATCCGACAGGTGGTGGTGTTGGTGACAGATCCGATGTCCTGGCGGCCTGGTTGGAGCGAGGCTTGACTGGAGGTGTATTTGCAGGGATCGCTGATCCGGTTTCGGTCGATAAACTCTGGGCATTGCCGGAGGGCTCTTCGTCCCGCCTCACAATTGGTGGTGCATTGGGCAGCGATTGCAAGGTCGTTAGCACGGAAGCTGTCTTGCTGTCTAAACTAGGCAGAGAACAGGATCATAATCGGGAAGTGTTGACCAGGATCGCAGGTAATTTGGTGATCCTGACGGAACACAGACGCCCCTTCCATCAATTGGAGGATTTTCGGCGCTTTGCCATTGAACCATCCACTGCAAGGTTCTTGATCGTGAAATCCGGATACCTTTCGCCAGAGCTGGCCCCAATCGCCAATCCCGCCCGCATGGCCCTCACAGATGGTGCGGTTAACCAGGACATTGAGGCGCTCACAAACCAACACCGCCCTGTGCCGAGCTACCCTTTTCAGCGGGTCTTCGATTGGAAACCGGTTACAAGTCTATCTCGCAGGGCGCCCTCTTGA